TTTCACATGATATATTTATCAGAAAGTTCTTTATCACCTTCTCGGGAGCtacatatatacacacacacacattagctTCGATGCAGAATGATTCGCCCGGGCATTGTGACCCTCACGAGGGACTTGTTCTACAAACCGTTCCAAACCGCACATCGGATGCACATCGTTCGTTTCTTCATCATAATGAACCTCCTTTTCCACCCATGTTGCTATGCAAAGCGACCGTAATGGCGTAGGACACACCTATGATGCATCTCTCAAGGTACCACGGTGCGATCCGTTGGACCGatggtcgtcgtcgtcgccgtcgtcgttCGACTGTCACCATGCACCATGGTCGACCACGGTGAACCTGATCCGTACGAACCCCTTGCGGGCACTCGGGACCGCTTCTTAAATGTTCGCTTATGTCTAAAGTTTGATTTACTTCCTGTTTTCGCAGGTCGTGGCTCGTAACGCTGTGCCGTGTCAAAGGCGCGACCGCAAACTTCACAGCACGCATCCAGTACCGTCGCTACCCGTTATTACACCGCGAACGCACCGATCCACTGCGGCAGTATGCTCAACGAAGAGGACACCGAGCTGGATGACACTCATCTCTGCATTAAGTGTGGCAGTACCGTGGAGGGAATTGAAAATTACATCAAGCACCGTAAGGTAAATTGCACACAGCCGGCCAAATCTTCAGGTGGCACCGGTGAGGCCGGGTCCGGTGCGATTGGCAATGCCGATCAACCGACCGTAACACTGCGCGTTGAAGCGGCATCGGCGGCGGAACCGGCGCCCTATGGGACGTTTGACTTTACCGAAACAATCAAGGAACCGGAGCACCATAAGAAAGTGCCGAGCTATGACTATCATAACTACGAGCTGGaacctcatcatcatcatgaccatcatcaccacactGACCCGGACCATCATCGGTCGGATGGTTCGAAAGCGACCGACTACAAGAATGAAGTGAATTACGAGTACGAGCTGGGAGCGGATCTGTTCTTTTCGTCGCTTGAGCTgcagagcagcagcaagcagaaGACAACAGCCACCACCCTACCGAGTGCCGCCCAGTCCAGCGGTGTCACACCCGGGATGATCGGTGGTGGTTGCAGTCCTGCAGCAAAGATAGCCCTGTCGCAGTCTAGACCGAAGACCCGCAAATACACCACATCCCTCGTCACGCAGCTCGAATCAGATCAGCAGCCACAGCACCATCCGCTACCGGACGACTGGCTGGCGACACCGAACGAGTCCGATAAGCTTATGAAAGCTGTCAGCGATATCAGTGGCCACAAAAAGGTGGAACTGTATCCGATATTCCATCAGGAATCTCCCGACCCGTCGGACGACGACAGCGAGGACGAAGACGACTATAATGCGCCACCGCGCACCCATACCGGCGGCAAGTGGAAACCGGAAAATCGTCCATCACCGAACGTACTGCGCAGTACGTCCCACTGGCGCCACTGGCCACCGGAGTCACCGCTGGACAAATCCATCGAACACGACGAGGAAGACGATAGCTTCAAGAGCTTCTCGCCACCGCCCGGCCACACCAAGGGGAAGTGGGTGCCCGGCTCCAAGATTGCGCGCCTCGAGTACAAACCAACCCACGAGCCGGTGAAAAGCTACGAGGACAATTACTGGTGCAGTATTTGCAACCGCCGGCTGGCCTCTCGGTTTGTGTACGAGCGACATCTTAAATCAAATCTGCACCTTAAACGGGCCCAGGAGGAATTTGAGCTGGAACGTGCCATCAAGCCGCCGCTCTACGCTAATGAACTATCGAAGCAGCTAACGGACCAGCCGGGCACCGAGCGCATCAGTTCCGTGGTGCGAACGGCTGAGCAAGTGACCAACACGGGTCAATTAACGAAGTCACCGGAAAAGGTGAAACGCAAACGCAAATGCTACTACACCAAGTGTGTCGTCTGTCAGACGCGTCTGCCGACGCATCTGCTCGGGAAGCACTTGATATCCCGTTACCATTACCGTCGGATGCTGAACCACCCGGAGCAGTGCTTTGACGTAGTGCTGAAAAATATGCACCGCATCGTGCTACAGTCTCCGTTCCAGTGTCAACCGTGCCGGTTTTACGCAAATAATGAGCACTACTTTATGGACCATTGGCGCTCGCCGGACCACGAGGCCCGGGTGGCGTCGAGCGGTAAGTTTTGGTGCAGTTTCTGCAAGTTTGAGTGTGAGGGAAACTTTCAGATGACCGAACACCTGCTCGGTGCGAACCATCGTGAAGTGATCGCGGTCATCAATCGTTCGGTACCGATCATCATCCGCAAGATCACACGCATCCGGTGTAATGCCTGCGAGCAGGAGTTTCGCTACAACGCCGAGCTGCGGCACCATCAGCGACACTGTACGGTGGTCAGCGACGAAGCAATTGCGGCGGTCCGGGCAAAGGTACAGAACACCTTCCCCTGCGAGCTATGCGGTGCAACCTTCCCGAACAGGATGCGATTGCTGCAGCATGGTCAGAAACTGCACAGGTTGGCAAACTATTACTGCTCAATTTGTGAGTGTTCGTTCGAAACGGCCCACGAATCGATGCAACATCGTCGTACCTCGAGGCACAAGATTATGTCAGcaagaaaaaatcgaaaatcgaaccTGGTGCCGAAGATGTGCTCCGTTTGTAAGGAAAAATTACCGGATGTGCTGGAGCTGAAGCAACACATTGCCACCAATCATCCGGATGTGAAGTATAGGTAAggaagtggacggaaaattaatttaatgggatttggaaattggaaaacgatTGATACATTAATATTTCGTGCAGTAGTTTGATCTTCAATTCAACTTGTTAAGATACCCCAATATGTCACAATATTTTTGAGATGtaagaaatgtttcatttaaagACTTCATGCCAAACATTCCGAACGTTCGTTCATAGTTTAATGTCTACCGATATATCTCAGATACTTCTCTAGAATGACCAATTTCTCGGCTCATTTCCTAAACTCTTCACCAAAACTCCAACGTACATATTTTTTCCGTTCCTTCCTTCCCAATTCCACAACCATTCACTCATCTATTAATTTCTCCCTGTTCTTTCAGCTGTCCTCAATGTGGCGAATGTTTCGTCCTGGCACAAGAACTCGGCAGACACGTACGTGacaaaaattgtacatttttcaattcctCCTCCGCGCTAGAACCACCGGGATCGTCCTCGGCGTTCTTTGTGCCGTACCCGACAACGGAAGTGCTCTCGATACCGGCACCGTCCACATCCACGTCGACACCGCcgccgacgacgacgacgacgacgacacaTCAGCTCGCTGGTGCACTCCCGGCGATAGTCCCACAGGCGGAAACttcaccatcgtcatcatcagcaACCCGGCCGCATCTTTCGAGCACAAATTCAATTATCTCAAATGATTCAATTAAAGTAAATATGAATGATCGTAAACTAGGCAAGGAGACACATCTGTATTCTTCCACGGTGGCACCGTTTTTGGAGACGTCGACGGACCGGGAATCGGATGCCGAACCCGAATCGTCCACGGATGATGCGGATGTACCCGGGCCAACGGGCCCAGCTGATCAGCCCCGAAAAGGTTGGTGTACATATTTCaccagtttttattttcccgtcCCCTCCCTAGGAGCCTCCGCCAATGCGTTTTGAACACCCACTTATCATGGAAATCAGCTTTATTGGGAGGCGCTGGCGCTCAGACTGGGTTTTAAGGGGTGAGGCTGGAGAAAGAACAACTTTTCCTGTTAAATCTGGCCTCTGTGACCCGATGCTAACCCGTTTCGCTTTGAGGACACACGTTTGGATGACTAATCCGTTGCATCTGGCCGCTAGTAAAGAGCGGTGATGGGCAGCTAAATAATTGTACTGTCAAAAGTTTGGTGCAACGACGCAACGAGTTGTGGGTCAGGGTTGAGATCTGCAAAGTTATTCGAAGTGAAacgagggtttttgttttcatttaaattacacaaaacgaaatattGTCCGTCTATGCACGTGGCTAAATATGATcagaatttttgtttgtactaaGGCCTGAATATCGTCAGAATAGtttgatcaaaaacatgagcAGAAATACGAGGCACAGGCCACTGTAGTTAACACTGTATGTTTGAGcattgacaaatctttttcttcaattctcaagattttaaaataaacaaaaccattacaTCGAGAAATGACAGAGTAAATGTGGATTCATattaatcaattttgtttattggtaACCGAGAATTCTCAAAAACCCATCGATTGATTAACTTTTAACACGTTTCTTTTGACAAAATATAACCAGATCTTTACTTTGAAATCGTTAAAGTCACATAATTTatagaaaatgttttatttgatgtgatgtaatgtgttttttctcaGCTATTTCTAGGGGTAGGGTATAAATACTGCCTTTAGCTGACAGTACTGACGTAATTTCAAACTGACAAAATTTCATACAAACGGACGTAATTTCAAATTATGGATCACTCAAAATTTAACACACTACCctaatatatttatacatgATTCTTGCCCTACAATGTTGGAACCGAATTGATCTGTTTTCACGGAACAAATCACGCACCACGGCTAATACCTTTTCCCCGCGCcatctttatttcttttcatgaCCATCACGATGGAAAACGGTGAAATCTCATCAAATCACGTCACAATTGGCTGCCCGCTGTACAAACAGTTGAtatgatggaaaattattcaCACACCAACGTGCAACCGTGTGCCACCGAGCCGTCTGCGACCACATCGACCTATCGGATTAAATTGGAATCGTTCAGTTCGGCACTTTCGGGCGGTACTGGGACGGTCCACCTACCGTCACAATCGCCGGCGGCATCAAATACGGATTGCGATAATATTGTTGCCGCACGGAGCCCGCAAGCGTCAGCAGAAATCTTTTTCGCCATGGCTAATAATGCGTCCGAAAATAATACTGTTTACGTTGATGAAATTGTTGGCACCATCGGCGAGGACGGTTCGGTCGTTTGCTGGCAGTGTAAAATATGCCCATTCAGGTATTTGTTACgggcactcacacacacacgcacagactGCCTGTGTGCCCTGTGTGAAAAACCCAACTACTCCCCCGTTCTGGTTCATCGTTAAGTCGCCCCccgcagcagcatcatcatggCCCGACGCAACGGTTTTGGAGAGGAAAATTTGAACCGGGCTCACAGCTCAGTttggaaaatgtattttgGAAGCACGCAGCTTTCTAGGGAAAACCTCTGCTCAGCTTCCTGATTATGGCTTAGTGTTCTGTTCGTTGTTCTTTTgcctgccttttttttattctggttCATGCCCATGGACGCTAGACATTGGGGTCCGGAGAGCCATCCGAACCGCCTCGGTGATTGTCCTTTCGGTGTACCAAATGAGCCGGATGGGTATCCGGAGTGTGTTTACCTGTTTGCTTATTTGTTGCTGTCCTTgctaattttccattttccatccagtCCCTCACCGATACGATTCCCACACAATTTCCCACCATCCCCCGTGCACCGCGCAAACCCGTCACGATCGCtggtgtttgtgcgttttaGATGTGCGAACATTTCCATTCCAGTACCCACCctctctgtatgtgtgtgggtgtgtgtgtgtacatatCGGTCGGCAGGATCGAGGAAACTTAAAACATTCACACGCACCCCCTCACACTGACCAATTCCGTCGGACAGTTCGATGCAGGGGCAGCATGACCAAGGACCAGTGCGGGAGGGGTTGGAAGGGGTGGGGAGGGAGGGTGTGTAAATGGCGCTTTTTCAaccttcattaaaattttctcatttcatttatttcgtcCCTTTCCCCTCATCACACGCCTGCCGTTCTGTTTTATATGTACttgggggtgaaaaaaaacctcacacacaaaccccaGAACCTCATCGCAAGCCGAATTTCTGTTTCACGAAATTTTGCACTCATCAAAGTTGGATGACAAAGCAAAGTCATCCCCATCGGGGTTGGGTCGGTGTCCCAAAATCACCTGCCCGCTGTGTGGGAAAGCATTCTCCAAGGCGTCCCTACGCTGCCACCTGCGCCAGCACACCGACGAACGGTTGTTCCCGTGCCCGCACTGTCCGATGGCATTTACGCGCAAGGCCAATCTCAAAAATCACATTGATAACATTCACCGCCAGCGCGAGCGGAAGCACCATAGTGGGGTGATGGGCACGAGTGAAGGAAACCGTTCGACCGACGATGCCAGTCCGACGGCCACCGAAGCAGGACCATCCCGCAGGGCTATCTGTACTAGTTGCGGCAAATCGTTCGCCAATCGGTGAGTATAGTGTTTCGTTGTAATTGTTGTTGGCCTGTATGCTCTTGGGCGCTCCGGTATCCCTCGTGCCTCCCAGTGCCGAACCGGACGCATTCTGATCTAATTTATGACCCGCTGGGAAATATCGAAATAGTTAAATATTTAGCAACTTTTTTCTCTGATCCTGCGCGATTTTCATATTGTTTGGTTCTAATGTTTGCTGGACAGCATGGGTATAGGTCGCCGTCGGAATGTGGTGCTTTTCAGTGAATCTACCTCCCGGGATGCTAATGTGTTCCGCCAGCGTGTCGTTGTCTTGAGATAGGTGAATTTATAGAAAACGTTCTTCCTGTTTCTGGTCCGAAACAACCCAGCTCTTCCGATGCCGCTTCGGCTAAGCATTTATGAAATTAATTCGCCATCAATTAGGCTGGCCCTGCTACTGTAGGCTGGCGAAACATTGCCGTTAAGTCggtataaaaatgtaaataaaatctcATCCCATACAACACGGCCTTATTAAACTTGGTACCAGCAAACTCTCGACGAGCCAGGGCAAGACATCTTCCCAACCAATAAAATGATACCCCTTTTCTGCGTGGTACGTAGATTCGGCGAAATATGATATCACCCTTGTAAATGCATATTTTGTCCTGGAAAATGATGCCTGGCGGAAAGGATGAATAGCCCGAGACCCGGAGACGACTCCGAACCCTCGAAAGTGGGTGCAATTAAGTCTCAGATGGGATGCGAAAATGACACCACCTTCCGTCACTAAGGGACAGACAGGGCTTATATCCCCCGGTAAACCACCACGGAGGGAGTTCCCTGGGCAGCACATGTTCCGTTTGACAAATGTTTACATAAGCAGGGCGCGATGGTGATGGCGCCTTCGGAATAATTATGTGGAGAGGGTGGAAAAGAAGTGTAAGGACGATAAAACTGATAACTTTATGTGACCAACGCCCGACACTGTGACGGTTGACGATGACGTTGGTTTTTGGGTTAGTTGAAGAACCAGGAACTGTGCTGACATTGAGCCAACCAGCAAACCACCCTCTATACCGAACGCGTGAAGATAACAGCTACTCCTGTGGGTATGGGCATTCAGTCAGccgacaaaacacacacaactggTGTCACAAATTCAGTCGGTAGTCGCTCCAACTCCGCACAACACCGGGAACTCCGGGGCATGTAAATTCTTGCAGAAACTCTGGATGTCTCCCGTGCTAAACATGCCTTCCATTGTGCAAACATCACATCGCTCCTCACACTTTCGATGtatataattaaatatttttatatcctTGCACCGTACTTTATGAGCGTTTAGATAAGCCGTCTCTGTTGAAGAGCGGAGGGCGGCCGCTTGCCGGGTCGCTTGGGATGTTTTATAGCAACACATCCCATCTGCATTGGTGCCCATCTCATGTTTTCCAATGGGAAAATGGCCAGaaaaccacatacacacaagatGCATGTCGTCGTGTGACAGATTCCGTCGTCCTCCGGTAGGTAAAACTCAACCTTGAATGACAGTGCTGTCGTCTGTTTACGATGCTTCTTAAAAGCTAACAGTAGTGCGGTCACAAAACCCGACAACCTTACAGCTCCGCCTTGAAGCATGATGGGTCAGGTGCGAGTACTACAGCGCCAAGATTCGGACGGTCAACCCGTACCGTTTCTGCGGGGTCGTCCTTCCAGAATTTCAACGAGATAATTCAGCAATTATAGCCTCCCTCCCGAAATGGTGCATAAGGAGAGACAAACGTAAAGCAAATGAGCTGGATTGGTCCTACTTTTTCCTGTTTTGACCATTCCGACCATTCCTATAGAAACGCTAGAAATGGAGGTTTTTGGGCTGGAGATGGGAACCTAATTCATGAATCCGGACATCAAGATCACTTAACCGTGTGAGGATTTTCCGACCACGCTCGCTCCTACGATACGGCTCCACGTATTGGCGTAACGGTCCGTTGAATCGGTCGACATAAGAACAAATCGGTTAAAGATTCATTGTGGATGGTGTACCGGGTTGTGGATGTTCACCCTGTCGATTACAGGGTCCCCCACCCATGGTACAAGAGGCATAAAGACTCTACAGCTAATCCGTGTCGCATTGCACGGAACGACACTACAAcaggaggagaaaaaaaatcccgctAGCGTAAAGCAatgagcaaaagcaaaacgatgcCTGACCAGGTACGGTTGCCGCTTGCCAGAAGCGCATCTTTCGCGCCCATTATTGCACACCCGGCCACATTAACGTACCGGAGGTTCGCGATTAGTGACCGGTCGTGATTGGTAACTGCGAGCGGGTAAATGGGCATATCGGGGACAGTCAAATGAACCAGAAAAGTCCACCTCAatctacacacacagacacacacgcagcCACACAGTGTGGAGCGATAAAATGCAAAGTTAATTACAGAAATCCTAACGTAATTTGTGAAAATAGCTACTTGACTTGATAGATTTATACGTAGCAACAAAACAtaggaaaacgaaaacaaaaaacgcacacatactCATACCGGGGTTTCTCGGCTCTTCGGTTCTTTGGTTCCATCTTTGTTCCAACAATTTAAGGGAtgctgatttttttgttttcgttgcctGCTTTGGAGCAGTGTTCTTGCGCCGTACGAGCAAGTGCCTCACACGGGCGGCTTAGTGAATATAGTACCAATTAATGTCATGTGTAATCTAaagacgaaacaaacaaataaggtACACCGCTGCTATCGGTAATTGGCGTTACCATCGACATCGTTTTGTTGTGAACCAGTTAAGCACGACCGTGCTGTAGCGAATGTAAGCGCATTTTCACGAAAACTCGGtct
This Anopheles marshallii chromosome 3, idAnoMarsDA_429_01, whole genome shotgun sequence DNA region includes the following protein-coding sequences:
- the LOC128712402 gene encoding zinc finger protein 236, producing the protein MLNEEDTELDDTHLCIKCGSTVEGIENYIKHRKVNCTQPAKSSGGTGEAGSGAIGNADQPTVTLRVEAASAAEPAPYGTFDFTETIKEPEHHKKVPSYDYHNYELEPHHHHDHHHHTDPDHHRSDGSKATDYKNEVNYEYELGADLFFSSLELQSSSKQKTTATTLPSAAQSSGVTPGMIGGGCSPAAKIALSQSRPKTRKYTTSLVTQLESDQQPQHHPLPDDWLATPNESDKLMKAVSDISGHKKVELYPIFHQESPDPSDDDSEDEDDYNAPPRTHTGGKWKPENRPSPNVLRSTSHWRHWPPESPLDKSIEHDEEDDSFKSFSPPPGHTKGKWVPGSKIARLEYKPTHEPVKSYEDNYWCSICNRRLASRFVYERHLKSNLHLKRAQEEFELERAIKPPLYANELSKQLTDQPGTERISSVVRTAEQVTNTGQLTKSPEKVKRKRKCYYTKCVVCQTRLPTHLLGKHLISRYHYRRMLNHPEQCFDVVLKNMHRIVLQSPFQCQPCRFYANNEHYFMDHWRSPDHEARVASSGKFWCSFCKFECEGNFQMTEHLLGANHREVIAVINRSVPIIIRKITRIRCNACEQEFRYNAELRHHQRHCTVVSDEAIAAVRAKVQNTFPCELCGATFPNRMRLLQHGQKLHRLANYYCSICECSFETAHESMQHRRTSRHKIMSARKNRKSNLVPKMCSVCKEKLPDVLELKQHIATNHPDVKYSCPQCGECFVLAQELGRHVRDKNCTFFNSSSALEPPGSSSAFFVPYPTTEVLSIPAPSTSTSTPPPTTTTTTTHQLAGALPAIVPQAETSPSSSSATRPHLSSTNSIISNDSIKVNMNDRKLGKETHLYSSTVAPFLETSTDRESDAEPESSTDDADVPGPTGPADQPRKVDMMENYSHTNVQPCATEPSATTSTYRIKLESFSSALSGGTGTVHLPSQSPAASNTDCDNIVAARSPQASAEIFFAMANNASENNTVYVDEIVGTIGEDGSVVCWQCKICPFRTSSQAEFLFHEILHSSKLDDKAKSSPSGLGRCPKITCPLCGKAFSKASLRCHLRQHTDERLFPCPHCPMAFTRKANLKNHIDNIHRQRERKHHSGVMGTSEGNRSTDDASPTATEAGPSRRAICTSCGKSFANRHIMLQHTRVHHDQRSVKEFSCQHEGCHYLARSAADARRHLVSHTSERNFACGDDGCDYRGKSLAQLRRHALLRHEDMEKKHKCGQCDFATRIPGHLKRHLLVHSGSKPYSCPHCDYSCNNIENLRKHVISTSKHKGKFLYECKVCSKDGITMYGTNFQKEFKEHMQSCHKLSSDEVKAAATI